The genomic segment CATTTCTTGATGCTTGTTGTAATCCTCTGATTTGAGCTCTCATTTTTTCTGAAATTGCAAGTCCTGCTGCGTCATCTCCAGCTCTGTTTATTCTGTATCCTGAAGATAATTTTTCAAGTGACTTTTCTTGTGCGAAACTATTGATTTTTAATTGTCTGTGAGCATTTAAAGCCATTAAATTGTGATTAATTCTCATGAAATCTCCTCCTTGAATTATTATTTTTGGCATCCATGCCGTATCCGCCTTCGGCGGAATTGAAATTTTAAAATTCAAAATTAAAAATTTAGATTTTAAATACAAATAGAAAATTTTGAATAAAAATGATTCTCCACGTCGGCCGCCCGTAGAGAAGTGTTTATTTTCTTCTCATTATAATTATCGGCAGGTACTTGTCCGACTTTAGCGTTTTTTGAAAAAATTTTTTTAAATATCCATCATAAATTGTCAATTATTTTTTAATATTTTCTTTAGAGCTCTAAAATCAATATTTGGTGTATTAGCAGCTTTTTTGTTTTCTTTTTGAATGGCTTCGTAGATTTCTTTTCTATGTATTTCTACATTTTTAGGTGCTTTTATACCAAGTTTAACCTTTCCATCCTCTATTCCTACCACAACAATTTCGATATCCCCATTTATAACTATACTCTCGTTTTTCTTTCTAGTCAGCACAAGCATATTTATACCTCCTGACCTAACTTGCCAAGTTCATCTAATATCAGATGTTTAGTAGTATATCTACTATCTTCTAATATTATTTGCTTCCCTAGTTTATTTTTTGAATTGATTATTATAGGTCCTACCAAATTAGCTGTCATTTTTGTTATATCCTCTGGTACAACAACTATTGAGTATACTAAAATATCTTTTTCTTCTTTTATATCAAGCTTATCAATAACTGATTGGGGGATATCAATCTCGTAATCTTTTTTGAAAAGAAATGGATTTATTATTACAAAGGCAAGATTAGGATTGTCTATTGATTGAAGCCATTTAAATGGGATTTCTTCATCTGGGTTATTTATTATTACAAATCTCTTTTGTTCTTCAAAAGCTAATAATCCATCCGAGAATGTAATTATGCTGTCTTCATCTATTTCAATCTCTCCGAAATGTTTAGTATTGAGTTTCATTATTGCGCCTCCTTTTTAGTAAAAAATCGTCTTTCGCTTTTCGTCTTTCGATCTTCGCCTTTAATTTAACGAACAGCGAATGACAAATAGCGATCGACAAATCAATTTTACATTTTACATTTTTAATTTTAAATTTATTTATATTTTCACGTCCACATATCTTATTTCTATACTAGGCTTTTGTTTAAGATATATTTCCACTTTCCCTCTTTGAAAATTAATAATCGGTCTATTTGTTTTATAGTCTATATTTACCTTTCCTAACTCCCAATCTATATTTAAACTTCCCTCTACATCTATTTTAGGTCTTGATTTTGGTATAATATCTATATTATAGTCAAATTCTTCCCATGCATTTTTTTCTGCTAGTTCTGGAATAGCTGGAGGCATACCATTCTCTATTTGTGCCATTCTGTTACCATCTTCTACTATTCTTGCAATCCCTTCCAGTACCCTCTGATAGCCAAGCATTGCAGCTTGTTTTTCTAAATCCAAGTAATTTTTAAGACCAGATTCAGCAAAACACTGATACTGGTCTATAATAACCCTTGGTTTTTCACTCTCTATTTTAACTCTTGGCATAGTCGTTTCTATATTTTGCTCTCCTTTAGGCTGTCTAATATTCATCTGTCCATTTGTTGTATTAATTTGTATTATTGGTTTTGTGGTAGTTATTTGTAGTGGCATTTTCTACCCCCAGAAAAAACAATTTTAAATTTTAAATTTTGAATTTTAAATAATAATAAATTACTTCTCTTTTCATTATCAATCTAATATTTAACATTTAACATTTACAATTTACAATTCGACTTTTTAAGGTAAAATATTTTACCTTAAAAAGTCGACAAGTGTTGGTTGTATTATTCTTGCACCTGCTGATAATGATGCTCTGTATACATTTTCGTTCATCTTTAAGTTCATAATAACTTCTGCAATATCTGCTTCTTCATTTTCAGCTAAAAGTTTTGTAAAGTTTACTGACTGAGATTCTAGTCTCTTTTTAGTTAATTCAAGTCTATTCATTTTAGCTCCTATATCTGCTCTTACAGACAATAAGTTTTCCATAACTTTATCTATTCTTCCCAAACTTCTTTCTATTGTATCTACATCTCCATTATCCATTGCATTTTTCAAGTCATCAAACAATGCAATAAGATAACTTTGATCTGCATTAGTTGAATCTGAAGTTTTATTTGTTTTATCAATATCATATCCATTCACATCTGTATCAAAATTAGGATTGTCCAAACTTACTTCTAGCTTACCAAATACTCTAACTCCTACTACATTAACTTCTACGTTATCCGACACTCCGACATTGTACTTAGATATTTCATTCTTTTCTAATTTATTCGATGCGAAAATTCCTGCACCAACATTATAGTTAGTAAGTTTATACTTACCATTTTCATCAAGCAAAGGTACATCAGTTTTAAATCCAGTAAAAATATATCTTCCTGCATATGTAGTATTTGCAATATTTATTAAATGGTCTTTTAATTGATCAATTTCTGATGATATCTGTTTCAAATCAGTAACATCATTTGTACCATTTGCAGCTTGAACTGTAAGCTCTCTCGCTCTTTGTAATACATCTCCTACTTCTGCTATAGCTGATTCTGTTATTTCAAGCCACGATACAGCATCATCTAAATTACGTTTATACTGTTCTATTTTGGCAATATCAGTATTTAACTTCAAGCTTCTAGATACTCCAATTGGATCGTCTGATGGAAGCTGAAATTTCTTTCCTGAAGAAAGCTTTTTCTGTATCTTGTCCATCTTTTTAAGATTATTATTTAAGTTTCTCATCATATTACTTATAAGCATATTATTTGTAATACGCATACCCAATCTCCTTTCAAGATGCCGCTTTTCGCTGTTCGTCATTCGATACTCGAAAAACGAACAGCGGACGACAAATAGCCAATCATCTTTATATTTAACATTTAAAATTTAACATTAAACATTCAAAATTTATCTGCCGACAAGTCCTAATCTATTAATTGTCACCTCATATATTGCATCTATTGTAGTTATCATTCTAGCAGCCGCATTATATGAATGTTGAAACTTCACCATATTAGACATTTCTTCATCTATAGATACTCCAGATTCTGATTCCCTTTTCTGTTTGATATTATCCATAATTGCACTTTGATTTTCACTCATCCTTCCAGCCTGCTGACTATCAACTGCAAGGTTAGACAATACTGCCTTAATAAAGTCATCTGGTGTACCCTGTGGAGTTGTATTATCAAAAAACGTCTTGTCCTCTCTCAATGCAATAAGATTCAAAACATTTCCGTTAGCATTTACTCCATTAGGCTGCATGGCAGCAGCTATATTATCTAAATTAGATACAATATCTCCAGATAGCGATATATTAACAGCCTTAACTTCATTTAACAATTCATTTAAATTGGTATAATCAGAAGTTTTTTTACCGTCAGCAGTAAACAAAAACATTCCTGTTGTATCATTTAAGCCATAGCCACTTGAATGCATTTCATTAATTTTTTCTACTATTTTATTAGCAAATTCATCTAATCTCTTTATATAGAATACAACACCTCTATAATTATTTCCTACTCCATCGCCATCTCTTAAATCTAACAATCCTTTAAGCTCTCCAGATTCTATTACTACATCTTGATTTCCTAATTCCCATTGCACCTGTACTAATTTTTCCTTAGGGTTATTTACATTATCTATTACGTTTGGAGGATCTTTTAATAAATTAACTTGAGTATGATCCACTAATGACATTCCTCCAATTGAAACTGTAAATTTACCATTATTTTCGCTCACTTTAATGTTTACTATTTTAGATAATTCATCAACCAATAAAGCTCTTCTATCTCTTAAATCATTAGCTTTAGTACCATCAAGTTCAAGTCCATATATCTGTTCATTTAGATTTCTAATTTGCCCTGCTAAATCATTCACCTGTTTTATTTTTGTACTCACTGCAAAGTTTAATTCCTTTTGCAGAGCATAAAGTCTTTGAGCAGTTTCATTAATATGTCTTGTAAGAGCTACAGCCTTCTCTCTAACTAATGATCTATGAGCATAGCTAGAAGGATCGGTACTTAAAGTTTCCAGTGCATCAAAAAACTCATCTAAAAATTGTCTAAAGCTTGAATCTGAAGGTTCATTAAATACATTTTCTATTTCAACTAAAGTATCTCTTTTTATTTCCCATTCTCCTGTTGGAGCATTTTCTTGCCAGTATTTAAAGTCAACATAACCATTCCTTACCCTAACTATATCGTATATTTCAGTTCCAGTTCCTAACATCCCTAT from the Caloranaerobacter ferrireducens genome contains:
- the csrA gene encoding carbon storage regulator CsrA yields the protein MLVLTRKKNESIVINGDIEIVVVGIEDGKVKLGIKAPKNVEIHRKEIYEAIQKENKKAANTPNIDFRALKKILKNN
- the fliW gene encoding flagellar assembly protein FliW — encoded protein: MKLNTKHFGEIEIDEDSIITFSDGLLAFEEQKRFVIINNPDEEIPFKWLQSIDNPNLAFVIINPFLFKKDYEIDIPQSVIDKLDIKEEKDILVYSIVVVPEDITKMTANLVGPIIINSKNKLGKQIILEDSRYTTKHLILDELGKLGQEV
- a CDS encoding DUF6470 family protein, translated to MPLQITTTKPIIQINTTNGQMNIRQPKGEQNIETTMPRVKIESEKPRVIIDQYQCFAESGLKNYLDLEKQAAMLGYQRVLEGIARIVEDGNRMAQIENGMPPAIPELAEKNAWEEFDYNIDIIPKSRPKIDVEGSLNIDWELGKVNIDYKTNRPIINFQRGKVEIYLKQKPSIEIRYVDVKI
- the flgL gene encoding flagellar hook-associated protein FlgL — its product is MRITNNMLISNMMRNLNNNLKKMDKIQKKLSSGKKFQLPSDDPIGVSRSLKLNTDIAKIEQYKRNLDDAVSWLEITESAIAEVGDVLQRARELTVQAANGTNDVTDLKQISSEIDQLKDHLINIANTTYAGRYIFTGFKTDVPLLDENGKYKLTNYNVGAGIFASNKLEKNEISKYNVGVSDNVEVNVVGVRVFGKLEVSLDNPNFDTDVNGYDIDKTNKTSDSTNADQSYLIALFDDLKNAMDNGDVDTIERSLGRIDKVMENLLSVRADIGAKMNRLELTKKRLESQSVNFTKLLAENEEADIAEVIMNLKMNENVYRASLSAGARIIQPTLVDFLR
- the flgK gene encoding flagellar hook-associated protein FlgK, with amino-acid sequence MSGWIGFNTAVSGLLASQKSLYTTSHNISNANTEGYSRQKVLQKAASPLPLPGIGMLGTGTEIYDIVRVRNGYVDFKYWQENAPTGEWEIKRDTLVEIENVFNEPSDSSFRQFLDEFFDALETLSTDPSSYAHRSLVREKAVALTRHINETAQRLYALQKELNFAVSTKIKQVNDLAGQIRNLNEQIYGLELDGTKANDLRDRRALLVDELSKIVNIKVSENNGKFTVSIGGMSLVDHTQVNLLKDPPNVIDNVNNPKEKLVQVQWELGNQDVVIESGELKGLLDLRDGDGVGNNYRGVVFYIKRLDEFANKIVEKINEMHSSGYGLNDTTGMFLFTADGKKTSDYTNLNELLNEVKAVNISLSGDIVSNLDNIAAAMQPNGVNANGNVLNLIALREDKTFFDNTTPQGTPDDFIKAVLSNLAVDSQQAGRMSENQSAIMDNIKQKRESESGVSIDEEMSNMVKFQHSYNAAARMITTIDAIYEVTINRLGLVGR